Part of the Candidatus Methylomirabilota bacterium genome is shown below.
GAAAGGCCCTCTACTTCGATCCCGGCAAGATCGTGAGAATCGAGGCACTCGACGCGGCGGAGAGCGACGCGGTGATCGAGGAGCTGACCGACTGCATGATCCAGCCCCAGGCCCAGTACCGGCACCGGTGGCGCAAGGGCGACATCGTGATCTGGGACAACCGCTGCTCGTACCACAAGGCGGCGGGCGACTACCCGCCCGAGGAAGACCGCATCCACTGGCGCGTCTCCATCAAGGAGCACGGCGCCGCCAACCCCTGATCGGCAAGGAGGGACCATGGACCTGGGGCTCCAGGGCAAACGCGCGATCGTCACCGGAGGCAGCCTGGGCATCGGCAAGGCCATCGCCAGGGAGCTGGCTCGCGAAGGCGCCGACGTCGTCATCGTGGCGCGCACCAAGGAACGACTGCAGGCCGCGGCGCAGGAGCTGGCCACCGAGACCAGGCGGCGGATCATCCCCCTGGCGGCCGACGTCACCAGCAAGGCGCAGGTGGACGACATGGTGGCCGAGGCGGCCCGCCAGCTCGGCGGCGTGCACATCCTGGTGAACAGCGGCTCGCCACCGGGAGGTTCGCCGGGCGCCACCGGCCCCATCGAGACCGTCGTCGACGAGGACCTGCTCCACGACTTCAACGTGAAGTACGTGGGGGCGCTGCGCTGCGCCCGCGCCGTCATCCCCCACATGAAAGAGCAGCGGTGGGGCCGCATCATCAACATCAGCGGGACCAACGCGCGGAACGCGGGGAACCTCAGCGGCGGGGCGCGTAACACGTCGCTGGTGCACCTGACCAAGACCCTGGCCGTCCAGCTCGGGCGCTTCGGGATCACCGTCAACTGCGTCCACCCGGGCCAGACGCGCACGGAGCGGACCCCGCGCCAGCTGGCGGCCCGCGCCGCCGAGCTGGGCATCACCCCCGAGGAGGTCGAGAAGCGCGACTTCGCCCCCGACGGGCCGCGCAGCAACGCCATCGGCCGCATCGTGGACGCCGCCGAGATCGCCTACGTCGCCGCGTTCCTGGCGTCCGAGAAATCGTGGGCCATCAGCGGCGAGCTGGTCGTGGCCACGGGCGGCGCAGGCAAAGCCGTGTATTACTGAGATGGGGGCCCCGACATGGCCCCCATACCCCCAACGCTCGGGGCGCCCCGGCCAAGCCGTGGCGCCCCTCGATAACCCGTGATCGCATGATCAAGACATTCTCGACTCTGTACGTGGGGCACATCGAGCTGGAGCGGTGCGGCCTGTCGGGCACGCCCGCCGATGACCGGCGGTATCCCAACGAGCGGCTGGTCGAAGTGTTCGACACGGCCGTGGCCATGGCCCGCGCGGCCGATCGGCTGGGCTACGAGACGCTGTGGCTGGCCGAGCACCACTTCCAGCACGAAGGCTACGAGTGCATCCCCAACATTCCCATGCTGGCCGTGGATCTGGCGCATCGCACCGACCGAGTCAAGATCGGCTGCGCGTTCAACATCGTCCCCACCTGGCACCCGCTGCGGCTCGCCGAGGACTTCGCCGTGGCGGACATCCTCACCAGGGGACGCGTCGTCTTCGGCGTGGGCCGCGGTTACCACTCTCGCGAAGTGGAGAGTTTCGGCAATCCCATGCTGGACGCCGAAGCCAACCGTGAGCTGTTCGAGGAGCAGGTGGAGATCATCCTCAAGGCGTTCCGGCAGGAGTCGTTCTCGCATCACGGCAAGCACTACACGATTCCTCCCGATGTGCCCTATCGCGGCTACCGGCTTCAAGACATCACTCTCGTCCCACGGCCCCTGCGCCAGCCCGTCGAGATCTGGCAACCCATCGTGAGCGGCAGCGCGCGGAGCCTGGACTTCATGGTCCGCCACGGCATCAAGGGCGTAATCTCGGCCACCGCCGAGAACGTCGTCCAGCGCTGGTTCGGCGAGTATCGGGAGGCGGCGCGCCGGCACGGCCGCGAGCTCCGGCTGGGCGAAGACCTGATCCTCGGCTTCCGGATGTCGATCGACGAGACCCCGGAGAAAGCCATCCAGCGGGCTCGCCCGTACTTCGAGGAGCACGCCAAGTTCATGGCGCCCCTCGGCATGCTGCGCTATAGCGAAGAGCTGGTCAGCGCGGTCGCGGCCCGGCAGGCGCAGTCGCCGAGCGCGGCCACGCTGGAGAACGGGGTGCGCAACCGCACATGGCTGTGCGGGCCACCCGGCGACATCATCTCCTACCTCAAGGAAGTCGAGCAGCGGTACGCCGGGCTCGAGCACGTCATGATCGGCTGGGCGCTGGGAACGCCCCGCGACGTGATGATCGAGCAGCTCACCCGGTTCGCCCGGGAGGTCATGCCGGCGTTCGGCCGGCAGCCCTAGAGCTTCGCAACCCCGGCGCGGGCGCAGTCCTCGTCTTGCTGCGCGGTGCCGCCGCCGACACCGCAGGCGCCCTCCAGGACGCCTTTGCGGATGATGGGCACCGCGCCCTGGCTCGGAATCATGTGCCCGCCCTCGGCCGCGGCGATGCCCTGGATGATCGGGCTTCCCGCGCGCTCGGCCAGCTCGCCGCTGGGCCGGGCAAAGGCGGCCGAGGCGATGGCCTTGCCCTGGGAGCCATACACGCTGCCCCAGATCGCGCCATCCATGCGATTGAACGCCAGCAACCGCCCGCCGGCGTCGCACACGGCCACGCTGATCCGGATGTTCATCTCCCGGGCCTTTTCCAGGGCTGCCTGCACGATCTGATTGGCTTCCGCGAGCGTCAGCGCCATCGTTGGTAACCTCCTTGTTGTCGCGAACCCTACCCGGGGCCTTTCACGTGGTCAAGATATCGTGCTCGGTGTATCTTCGGCGCCGGCACCCTCTATCTCGCCGAGGAGGTTTCGATGGCTCAGCCGACGTCGCCGGCGTGGATCCAGACGTTGCAGCAGCGCGCTCCGGAGCTCGCCAAGTCCTATCTGGCCCAGCGCGAGCAGATCTTGCGCGACGGCGCCATTCCCGCCAAGTACAAGCACCTGATGACCATGATGGTGGATGCGCTCCAGGCCCACCCGGACGGCGTGGCCAACATCGCCAACCGCGCCCGCGCCGCCGGCGCCTCCGAGGCCGAGATCAAGGAGGCCGTGGAGGTGACCTATCTCTTCGGTGGCACCCCTGCCCTGGTGACCGCCATGAACGCCTTCAGGGCCTAGTCCTCGGGCGCCAGCTTCCGGATCATGGTGAGCCCGGCCGGCATCCGGCTATCGCTTCGGGGTAGGAACCGGAATGCCGGGAGTCTTCACCCTGACCGAGCCCAGGTGGTTGCGGCTGGTGAAGTAGAGCGTCTGCCAGTCGTCCCCGCCGAAGGCGACGTTCGTCGTGGCGGGCGCCCCGTGGACGATGCGGCCGAGCTTCTTGCCCTGCGGGCTCAGGATCCAGATGCCGCCGGCGCCGCCGCAGTAGACGTTGCCCTCCACGTCCACCTTCATGCCGTCGGGAACGCCAGGCTCGTCGCCCGCCAGGTCGGCAAAAATGCGGTCGGTCTGTTTGGCCAGGGTGCCGTTGGGCAGGAGGTCGAAGGCCCGGATGTGGCGGCGCCGCGTGTCGTTGATGTAGAGCACCTGCTCGTCCGGCGAGAAGGCCAGGCCGTTGGGCAACACGAAGTCGTCGATGAGCAGGGTGAGCGTGCCCAGGTCGGGTGTGAGGCGATAGACCCCGGCGAACGTCAGGTCCCACTGCTCTTGCGGTAACGGACTGGTCCACGGGTCCGTGAAGTAGATGCAGCCGTCGGACTTGACCACGACATCGTTGGGCCGGTTGAAGCGCCGCCCCTGGAAGCTGTTCGCGATCACGGTGAGGCTGCCGTCGATCTCCTGCCGCGTGACCCGCCGGCTATCGTGCTCGCAGGCGAGCAAGCGGCCCTGCAGGTCCCGGGTCAGGCCGTTGGCCCGGTTCGTCGGCTCCTGAAACACCGACACCCCCTGACCCGGGACATACTTCATCCGCTTGTTGTTGTGAATGTCGCTGAACAGCAGATACCCGCCTTCCTTCCACCAGAGCGGCCCTTCGGCCGGGCCCTGGGGCCCGCCGAATCCGTCGGCCAGGTCCTGGATGGGGGCTGACGACTCGATGATTTTCTCCAGCTCCGGAGCCCATTGCTCGATTCGCTTCATGGCCATCCCTTTTCGCGCTCAGACGGTCGCCGGCTGGAACTCCAGCGTGTTACCGTCGGGGTCGTTGCACAGCAGCTGGATGCGCCCGCCCGGTTGCGTGTTCTCGACGTACTTGATCCCCTCGCGCTCCAGGGTGGCCTTCATGGCGTCGTAGTCGGCCACCTCGAAGCAGGTGTGCCGCCCGCGCGGGCTGATCGGCGCGTCCGGCCCGGGCGGTACCAGGTCGGACTGGATGATGTGAATCTGGGGAAAGATGCCCGGCGTGCCGATCCAGTAGCCGTGGGACCCCAGCGGCGGCCGTGGCAACACCTGAAAGCCCAGGAGGCGGCAGTAGAAATCCTTCGACCGCTCGGCGTCGGCGGTCACCAGGCCCTCGTGCTGCACGCGGACCACGTGGGTTCCCGTCACCGGGCGAATGCGCTCCTGCGATGTCTCCAATGCCATCGTCTCCCTCCTCGGTTCCCCTACCGGCAGTGCGGCAGCACTTCGGTGGCGAACAGCCTCATGGAGCTGGGGACCATGGCATGCTCCATGAGTCCACCCTGGTTGAAGTAGCGATCCCCGGTCCCCGCCCGGGCCGTGCCGGCACATCGGCCGGCGCCCACCCGGGCGGAGACCATCGGAGCCGAGTTTATCGCAGGGGGGAGAAGGACGCCGGGATCAGCAGCTTGTTCTCCTGCCGCACCGGTCGCACCCCGGATTGGGGCGGCCACTGGCCGTCCTTGCGGGATTCCTCCCGGATGCGCGTGCGCTCGTTGGAGTCCTTGTAGACCCAGACGTGCACGAACCGGTTGAGGCCTCCGAGCTCGCTGGTCCAGCAGGCGGCCAGGGGGGAGAGCTTCTCCCGGGCCGGCACGGCCTTGGCCCACGCCTCGAGCACCTTGGGGAGCTCCCCCGGCAAGTACGTGTAGATGCGCATTTCGTAGAAGTTCCCCGTCCCGAAGTCCCGGCTGCCCAGCGGCTGCATGAACGGCGCGGGAATCATGATGTCGGCCTGCTGCTCCACGATGAGGTCCCGCCCGCCGGGCAGCGCATTGAGCTCGGGGTCCTTGGCCATGGCCTCGCGCACCGCCGTGCGCTGCTTCAGATCTTCGTAGGGCCAGACGTGGATGACCTGATTGAGGGGGCCGAAGTCGGTGTGCCAGAAGGCCCCCAGCTTGGAGTGCTTCTCCCGCAGGGGCTTGCGCTTGGCGAAGCGGTCCTCGAATTCGGCCACGGCGCCGGTGCGCAGGGTGTAGGTCCGGACTTCGTGGATCATGCGCGCCTCCTTATGCTCGAGCTACCCGCTTCCTACTCGCGATCACGGCGGCGGTCAAGTCGAGAAGAACTCCAGCATCAGGCGATTGACCTCGGGGGCGTTCTCGTACGCGGACCAGTGGCCGGCCCGGGGAATCCGGTGGACATCGAGCGTGCCCACGGCCTGGCGGATCTCGCCGATCATCAACGCGGCCGGACGCCACGGGAAATCGTCGCGCTCACCCCAGAGCAGGCGGACCCGACACGTGAGCTGGGCCAGGTCGTCCAGGAGGGTGCCGCCGCCGCTCACCTTGCGGCTGTTGAATCGCGTTCGCCGCACGCACTCGGCCTGGAGATCGACGGTGTCCTCGCCCACGCTGGCCGGATCGCTCAGCATGTTGACGAGCAGGTTGTGCCGGCAGATCGCGCGGAAGCCCTTCTCGTCGTCCCCGGCCTCGCGGTAGCTGCGCGTCGGCCGATCGGCAAATCGCCGCGGTGGGAAGCCCGCCGGTGAGACCAGGCACAGGTGCGTGACCCGCGGGGCCAGCCGCCGGGCCAGGTTGGCGGCGATGGCGCCGCCGAACGAGAACCCGGCCAAGCGCAGAGGGGCACGGCCGGGGAACATCTCGATGAACAGCGCGTGCACGAGGTCGAGATACTCCGGGCCGGTCGTGTCGCGAGCCACCGGCGCCGAGGCGCCATAGGCGGGATGATCGAGCGCGTGTACGGTGAAGCGGGTGGCCAGGGGCTCGACGTTCCGGATCCAGTGCTTCCAGGAGCCCATGCCGCCGTGA
Proteins encoded:
- a CDS encoding SDR family NAD(P)-dependent oxidoreductase; protein product: MDLGLQGKRAIVTGGSLGIGKAIARELAREGADVVIVARTKERLQAAAQELATETRRRIIPLAADVTSKAQVDDMVAEAARQLGGVHILVNSGSPPGGSPGATGPIETVVDEDLLHDFNVKYVGALRCARAVIPHMKEQRWGRIINISGTNARNAGNLSGGARNTSLVHLTKTLAVQLGRFGITVNCVHPGQTRTERTPRQLAARAAELGITPEEVEKRDFAPDGPRSNAIGRIVDAAEIAYVAAFLASEKSWAISGELVVATGGAGKAVYY
- a CDS encoding LLM class flavin-dependent oxidoreductase; the encoded protein is MIKTFSTLYVGHIELERCGLSGTPADDRRYPNERLVEVFDTAVAMARAADRLGYETLWLAEHHFQHEGYECIPNIPMLAVDLAHRTDRVKIGCAFNIVPTWHPLRLAEDFAVADILTRGRVVFGVGRGYHSREVESFGNPMLDAEANRELFEEQVEIILKAFRQESFSHHGKHYTIPPDVPYRGYRLQDITLVPRPLRQPVEIWQPIVSGSARSLDFMVRHGIKGVISATAENVVQRWFGEYREAARRHGRELRLGEDLILGFRMSIDETPEKAIQRARPYFEEHAKFMAPLGMLRYSEELVSAVAARQAQSPSAATLENGVRNRTWLCGPPGDIISYLKEVEQRYAGLEHVMIGWALGTPRDVMIEQLTRFAREVMPAFGRQP
- a CDS encoding heme-binding protein, whose translation is MALTLAEANQIVQAALEKAREMNIRISVAVCDAGGRLLAFNRMDGAIWGSVYGSQGKAIASAAFARPSGELAERAGSPIIQGIAAAEGGHMIPSQGAVPIIRKGVLEGACGVGGGTAQQDEDCARAGVAKL
- a CDS encoding carboxymuconolactone decarboxylase family protein, which produces MAQPTSPAWIQTLQQRAPELAKSYLAQREQILRDGAIPAKYKHLMTMMVDALQAHPDGVANIANRARAAGASEAEIKEAVEVTYLFGGTPALVTAMNAFRA
- a CDS encoding SMP-30/gluconolactonase/LRE family protein, which translates into the protein MKRIEQWAPELEKIIESSAPIQDLADGFGGPQGPAEGPLWWKEGGYLLFSDIHNNKRMKYVPGQGVSVFQEPTNRANGLTRDLQGRLLACEHDSRRVTRQEIDGSLTVIANSFQGRRFNRPNDVVVKSDGCIYFTDPWTSPLPQEQWDLTFAGVYRLTPDLGTLTLLIDDFVLPNGLAFSPDEQVLYINDTRRRHIRAFDLLPNGTLAKQTDRIFADLAGDEPGVPDGMKVDVEGNVYCGGAGGIWILSPQGKKLGRIVHGAPATTNVAFGGDDWQTLYFTSRNHLGSVRVKTPGIPVPTPKR
- a CDS encoding VOC family protein produces the protein MALETSQERIRPVTGTHVVRVQHEGLVTADAERSKDFYCRLLGFQVLPRPPLGSHGYWIGTPGIFPQIHIIQSDLVPPGPDAPISPRGRHTCFEVADYDAMKATLEREGIKYVENTQPGGRIQLLCNDPDGNTLEFQPATV
- a CDS encoding NIPSNAP family protein, with translation MIHEVRTYTLRTGAVAEFEDRFAKRKPLREKHSKLGAFWHTDFGPLNQVIHVWPYEDLKQRTAVREAMAKDPELNALPGGRDLIVEQQADIMIPAPFMQPLGSRDFGTGNFYEMRIYTYLPGELPKVLEAWAKAVPAREKLSPLAACWTSELGGLNRFVHVWVYKDSNERTRIREESRKDGQWPPQSGVRPVRQENKLLIPASFSPLR
- a CDS encoding alpha/beta fold hydrolase: MSGSDGLPMAVHRRGSGPDVVLFHGGMGSWKHWIRNVEPLATRFTVHALDHPAYGASAPVARDTTGPEYLDLVHALFIEMFPGRAPLRLAGFSFGGAIAANLARRLAPRVTHLCLVSPAGFPPRRFADRPTRSYREAGDDEKGFRAICRHNLLVNMLSDPASVGEDTVDLQAECVRRTRFNSRKVSGGGTLLDDLAQLTCRVRLLWGERDDFPWRPAALMIGEIRQAVGTLDVHRIPRAGHWSAYENAPEVNRLMLEFFST